A stretch of Flavobacterium sp. N2270 DNA encodes these proteins:
- a CDS encoding homocysteine S-methyltransferase family protein: MSKIQEAIKERILVLDGAMGTMLQRNNFSEEDFRGTRFKDFPHPLKGNNDLLSITQPEAVKQVHRLYYQAGADIVETNTFSGTTIGMADYHLEDIVYELNYESAKIAREVADEFTDRPRFVAGSIGPTNRTASMSPDVNDPGFRAVTFDDLRVAYKQQVEALIDGGCDVLLVETIFDTLNAKAALFAIEEVKEERNIDIPVMVSGTITDASGRTLSGQTVEAFLISISHIPLLSIGFNCALGADQLKPYLKRLAHNTQLNISAHPNAGLPNAFGQYDQTPEEMQALIREYLQDNLVNIIGGCCGTTPEHIKRIAEVANEFKPRGITVEV, translated from the coding sequence ATGTCAAAAATACAAGAAGCTATAAAAGAAAGAATCCTAGTCCTAGATGGAGCAATGGGAACGATGTTACAACGCAATAATTTTTCAGAAGAAGATTTTCGCGGCACACGTTTCAAAGACTTTCCACATCCTTTAAAAGGAAACAACGATTTACTTTCCATAACACAACCCGAAGCTGTAAAGCAAGTCCACCGTTTGTATTATCAAGCAGGTGCTGATATTGTTGAAACCAATACATTTTCTGGGACAACTATCGGAATGGCTGATTATCATTTAGAAGACATAGTTTATGAATTAAATTATGAATCAGCTAAAATTGCAAGAGAAGTTGCAGATGAATTTACAGATAGACCAAGATTTGTTGCAGGTTCAATTGGACCAACAAACAGAACAGCATCAATGTCTCCAGATGTAAATGATCCAGGCTTTAGAGCTGTGACTTTTGATGATTTAAGAGTTGCGTACAAACAACAAGTTGAAGCTTTAATTGATGGTGGTTGTGATGTTTTATTAGTTGAAACCATTTTTGACACCTTAAATGCAAAAGCAGCACTTTTTGCTATCGAAGAAGTCAAAGAAGAAAGAAATATCGATATTCCAGTTATGGTTTCAGGAACAATTACAGATGCTTCTGGAAGAACATTATCTGGTCAAACGGTTGAAGCTTTCTTGATTTCAATTTCACACATTCCATTATTAAGTATCGGATTTAATTGCGCTTTAGGTGCAGATCAATTAAAGCCTTATTTAAAACGTTTAGCACATAATACACAATTAAATATTTCAGCTCATCCAAATGCTGGTTTGCCGAATGCTTTCGGACAATACGATCAAACTCCAGAAGAAATGCAGGCTTTAATTCGGGAATATTTACAAGATAATTTAGTAAATATTATTGGTGGTTGTTGTGGTACAACTCCAGAACACATCAAACGAATTGCCGAAGTCGCAAATGAATTTAAACCTAGAGGAATAACCGTAGAAGTCTGA
- a CDS encoding aspartate kinase: protein MSKIKINVVLFGIGNVGSTLVKQVLESQKFFLEKRNIELRFPIITNSTVAFFEKEGLTNEWEANFEQSAIPFKVEDIIEYVQEQQLENLIAVDATASLEIIKNYIPLVQNGFHIVAANKKANTLAFDFYKELRENLTIFDKTFLYETNVGAGLPVVQTVSDLYFSGEEITKIRGVFSGSLSYIFNRFSAEEISFSKVLAEAEKNGYTEPDSREDLSGNDVARKLLVLAREIGYDFEFSDIQISSLLLPNLNEKHSKGDYAINKSFFDKPFEVAKKAQAKNHVLRYVGEFDVKSKKLEVKLVSVPESSALGQLKGADNLIEIYTKSYGEIPIVIQGAGAGKEVTARGVLNDVLKIAEKIKSKEFILN from the coding sequence ATGTCAAAAATAAAAATAAATGTGGTGCTTTTCGGAATTGGAAATGTCGGAAGTACTTTAGTTAAACAAGTTTTAGAAAGTCAGAAATTCTTTCTTGAAAAACGAAATATAGAGTTGAGGTTTCCAATTATTACCAATTCAACTGTAGCTTTTTTTGAAAAAGAGGGTTTAACAAATGAATGGGAAGCTAATTTTGAACAATCTGCAATTCCTTTCAAAGTAGAAGACATTATTGAATATGTTCAAGAACAACAATTGGAAAATTTAATCGCTGTTGATGCTACGGCAAGTTTAGAAATTATTAAAAACTATATTCCTTTAGTCCAAAACGGATTTCACATCGTTGCGGCCAATAAAAAAGCCAATACTTTAGCCTTTGATTTTTATAAAGAGTTAAGGGAAAATCTAACTATTTTTGATAAAACATTTTTATATGAAACTAATGTTGGTGCAGGTTTGCCTGTGGTTCAAACGGTAAGTGATTTATATTTTTCGGGTGAAGAAATAACTAAAATTAGAGGGGTTTTTTCAGGTTCATTAAGTTATATTTTTAATAGATTTTCAGCAGAAGAAATCTCTTTTTCCAAAGTTTTAGCGGAAGCAGAAAAGAACGGCTACACAGAACCAGATTCAAGAGAAGACTTATCTGGAAATGATGTAGCAAGAAAATTATTGGTTTTAGCCAGAGAAATAGGATATGATTTTGAATTTTCTGATATTCAAATTTCATCATTATTATTGCCTAATTTAAATGAGAAACATTCAAAAGGAGATTACGCTATCAATAAATCATTCTTTGATAAACCTTTTGAAGTAGCTAAAAAAGCCCAAGCCAAAAATCATGTACTTCGTTATGTTGGTGAATTTGATGTAAAATCAAAAAAGTTAGAAGTAAAATTAGTCTCTGTTCCTGAAAGTTCAGCTTTAGGACAATTAAAAGGTGCAGATAATTTAATTGAAATTTACACTAAATCTTATGGTGAAATTCCAATCGTCATTCAAGGAGCAGGTGCAGGAAAAGAAGTAACAGCAAGAGGTGTTTTGAATGATGTATTAAAAATTGCTGAAAAAATAAAAAGTAAAGAATTTATTTTGAACTAA
- a CDS encoding alpha/beta fold hydrolase gives MLEKIDIVDFTLENGKLQKKISLFYQVFGQPIGTAPVVVVNHALTGNSNVTGKKGWWNELIGENKTIDTNAYTVIAFNIPGNGFDGNDDNLIENYKDYSITDVAKFFWKGLFYLKVDTVYALIGGSLGGAIAWEMTKLEPNKVENLIPIATGWKASDWLIGNVLIQDLILNNSKNPIHDARIHAMLLYRTPDSLQSKFGNSLQSETDKTFFKVESWLLHHGEKLQSRFQLSSYKLMNHLLKTTDVLKENTLEEFAKKIQSNIHLVSVDTDYFFTANEIRTCFTNLKKHKQNVFYSQIQSIHGHDAFLIEFEQLNAILNPIFNK, from the coding sequence ATGTTAGAAAAAATAGATATTGTAGATTTTACCTTAGAAAACGGAAAGCTTCAAAAAAAGATTTCGCTGTTCTACCAAGTATTTGGACAGCCAATTGGAACTGCTCCAGTGGTTGTAGTGAATCATGCACTGACAGGAAATTCAAATGTTACAGGAAAAAAAGGTTGGTGGAATGAACTAATTGGTGAAAATAAAACAATTGACACTAATGCTTATACTGTCATTGCCTTCAATATTCCTGGAAATGGTTTTGATGGAAATGATGATAATTTAATTGAAAATTATAAAGATTATTCAATTACTGATGTTGCAAAATTTTTCTGGAAAGGCCTTTTTTATTTGAAAGTTGATACTGTTTATGCGCTAATTGGAGGAAGTCTTGGCGGAGCAATAGCTTGGGAAATGACAAAATTAGAACCTAATAAAGTTGAAAACTTAATTCCTATTGCTACAGGTTGGAAAGCTTCCGATTGGTTAATTGGTAATGTGTTGATTCAGGATTTGATTTTGAATAATTCAAAAAACCCAATTCACGATGCTCGTATTCATGCCATGTTGTTGTATAGAACACCAGATTCGTTACAGAGTAAATTTGGCAATAGCCTTCAAAGCGAGACAGACAAAACATTTTTTAAAGTCGAAAGTTGGTTATTACATCATGGTGAAAAACTGCAAAGTAGATTCCAACTTTCCAGTTATAAATTAATGAATCATTTACTTAAGACAACTGATGTTCTAAAAGAAAATACATTAGAGGAATTTGCTAAAAAAATTCAATCCAATATTCATTTAGTCTCAGTTGATACAGACTATTTTTTTACAGCAAATGAAATCAGAACGTGCTTTACAAATTTAAAAAAGCACAAACAAAATGTATTCTATAGTCAAATCCAATCCATTCATGGCCATGATGCTTTTTTAATAGAATTTGAACAGTTAAATGCTATTCTGAATCCAATTTTTAACAAATAA
- a CDS encoding O-acetylhomoserine aminocarboxypropyltransferase/cysteine synthase family protein, producing the protein MSTQKFATNALHAGHDVTKNAGTRAVPIYQTSSYVFNNSDHAANLFGLTESGFIYTRLNNPTNDILEQRLAKLEGGIGAVVTASGTAAIATTLLVLLKAGDHIVASSSLYGGTYNLLKVTLPRLGITTTFVDPSNPENFKNATQENTRAFFAESLGNPKLDVLDLKAISKEAKTSKVPFIVDNTVATPYLLNPIEHGADIVIHSLTKYITGNGTSLGGVIIDAGNFDWSNGNFPEFTEPSAGYHGLKYYEVLGAASFIAKVRIEGLRDFGAALSPFNAFQTIQGLETLEIRIKKHSENALALAQWLEDQEEVVWVNYPGLESSKYKTLADKYLPEGKSGVVTFGLKGGFEAAKKVADETKIFSLLANIGDTKSLIIHPASTTHQQLSNAEQESTGVTKDLIRLSVGLEDIEDLKADLKAVFDTFSI; encoded by the coding sequence ATGAGTACACAAAAATTTGCAACAAATGCATTACACGCAGGGCACGACGTAACAAAGAACGCAGGAACAAGAGCGGTTCCAATTTATCAAACTTCTTCTTATGTATTTAACAATTCAGATCATGCAGCTAATTTGTTTGGTTTAACAGAATCAGGATTTATTTACACAAGATTAAACAATCCAACAAATGACATTCTAGAACAACGATTAGCTAAATTAGAAGGAGGAATTGGAGCAGTAGTAACCGCTTCTGGAACAGCTGCAATTGCAACAACTTTGTTAGTACTATTAAAAGCGGGAGACCATATTGTAGCTTCAAGCAGTTTATATGGAGGAACTTATAATTTATTAAAAGTCACTTTACCAAGACTGGGAATCACAACCACTTTTGTGGATCCATCTAATCCAGAAAATTTTAAAAATGCAACACAAGAAAATACAAGGGCATTCTTTGCAGAAAGTTTAGGGAATCCAAAATTAGATGTACTAGATTTAAAAGCAATTTCAAAAGAAGCTAAAACTAGCAAAGTTCCTTTTATTGTTGATAACACAGTTGCTACTCCTTATTTATTAAATCCTATCGAACATGGTGCAGATATTGTAATTCATTCGCTTACCAAATATATTACAGGAAACGGAACTTCTCTTGGAGGTGTAATTATAGATGCTGGAAATTTTGATTGGAGTAACGGAAATTTTCCGGAATTTACAGAACCATCTGCGGGTTATCACGGATTAAAATATTATGAAGTTCTTGGAGCAGCATCATTCATTGCGAAAGTTAGAATTGAAGGTTTAAGGGATTTTGGAGCAGCATTAAGTCCGTTTAACGCTTTTCAAACGATTCAAGGATTAGAAACTTTAGAAATCCGAATCAAAAAACATTCAGAAAATGCTTTGGCTTTGGCACAATGGTTAGAAGATCAAGAAGAAGTAGTTTGGGTAAATTATCCTGGTTTAGAATCTTCAAAATATAAAACTCTTGCTGATAAATATCTACCTGAAGGAAAAAGTGGAGTAGTGACTTTTGGACTAAAAGGTGGATTTGAAGCTGCTAAAAAAGTAGCCGATGAAACTAAAATATTTTCATTATTAGCAAATATTGGAGATACAAAATCACTTATCATTCATCCAGCAAGTACAACGCATCAACAATTATCAAATGCTGAACAAGAATCAACAGGTGTCACAAAAGATTTAATTCGTTTGTCTGTTGGTTTAGAGGATATTGAAGACTTAAAAGCCGATTTAAAAGCAGTTTTTGATACTTTTTCTATTTAA